In Fundulus heteroclitus isolate FHET01 chromosome 8, MU-UCD_Fhet_4.1, whole genome shotgun sequence, a genomic segment contains:
- the LOC118563871 gene encoding actin-related protein 2/3 complex subunit 3-A, with the protein MPAYHSSLMVPETRLVGNMALLPIKTQFKGPARGDGGDSDIIDEAIYYFKANVFFKNYEIKNEADRTLIYVTLYISECLKKLQKCSSRSQGEKEMYTLGITNFPIPGEPGFPLNAMYAKPANKQEDETMRSYLQQLRQETGLRLCDRVFDPQTDKPSKWWLCFVKKQFMNKSLSAPGQ; encoded by the exons ATGCCG gcttATCACTCAAGCTTGATGGTCCCTGAAACCAGGCTGGTGGGGAACATGGCCCTGCTCCCCATAAAAACACAGTTCAAAGGACCAGCAAGAGGAGATG gaGGAGATTCTGACATCATCGATGAAGCAATCTACTACTTCAAGGCCAACGTTTTCTTTAAGAATTATGAAATCAAG aaCGAGGCTGACAGGACACTGATCTATGTTACACTCTACATTTCTGAATGCCTGAAAAAGCTACAGAAG TGCAGCTCCAGGAGCCAAGGAGAGAAGGAGATGTACACTCTGGGCATCACAAACTTTCCCATTCCTGGAGAACCTGGCTTCCctcttaatgctatgtatgccAAGCCCGCAAACAAGCAAGAGGACG aGACTATGAGGTCGTACCTGCAGCAGCTTCGCCAGGAGACTGGTTTAAGGCTATGTGATCGTGTGTTTGACCCGCAAACAGACAAACCCAGCAAG tgGTGGCTGTGCTTTGTGAAGAAGCAGTTCATGAACAAAagtctctctgctcctggacaGTGA
- the LOC118564005 gene encoding LOW QUALITY PROTEIN: GPN-loop GTPase 3-like (The sequence of the model RefSeq protein was modified relative to this genomic sequence to represent the inferred CDS: deleted 2 bases in 1 codon), whose amino-acid sequence MHLTTYIRELIQVDDVMEDDSLRFGPNGGLVFCMEYFANNFDWLAESLGHVEDDYVLFDCPGQIELYTHLPVMRQLVEQLQQWEFRVCGVFLVDSQFMVESFKFISGVMAALSAMVSLEIPQVNIMTKMDLLGPKAKKEIEKYLDPDMYSMMEDNSGTFRSKKFKKLTKAICGLIDDYSMVRFLPFDRTDEEGINIVLQHIDFSIQYGEDLEVKEPKEVDEEQSNLNYDEIFQDKVSS is encoded by the exons ATGCATTTAACCACCT ACATCCGTGAACTCATCCAGGTGGATGACGTT ATGGAGGATGACTCTCTGAGGTTTGGCCCAAACGGAGGCCTGGTCTTCTGCATGGAGTACTTTGCCAACAACTTCGACTGGCTGGCGGAGAGCCTGGGCCACGTAGAAGATGACTACGTATTGTTCGATTGTCCTG GTCAGATTGAACTTTACACACACCTCCCTGTGATGAGGCAGCTGGTGGAGCAGCTCCAGCAGTGGGAGTTTCGGGTTTGCGGGGTCTTTTTAGTAGACTCCCAGTTTATGGTCGAATCTTTTAAG TTCATCTCCGGGGTTATGGCTGCACTGAGTGCCATGGTGTCATTAGAAATTCCTCAAGTAAACATCATGACCAAAATGGATCTGCTTGGGCCAAAAGCCAAGAAGGAAATTGAAAA GTACTTGGACCCAGACATGTACTCCATGATGGAAGATAACTCTGGGACTTTCAGAAGCAAAAAGTTCAAGAAGCTAACCAAAGCAATTTGTGGTTTG ATAGATGACTACAGCATGGTAAGATTCCTACCTTTTGACCGCACAGATGAGGAGGGAATTAATATAGTCCTGCAGCACATCGACTTTTCCATACAGTATGGAGAAGACCTGGAGGTTAAGGAACCTAag GAGGTTGATGAAGAGCAGTCCAACCTAAATTACGATGAAATATTTCAAGACAAAGTCAGCAGCTGA
- the LOC118556069 gene encoding uncharacterized protein LOC118556069 translates to MAEENRRLWKQLRTKEKWLKKAKAKLHAFETQALQKTSGGGPVEADQGSSEQVDPPEDEDEDSSSEEPKKAAKSRFPLRGFKDFPQPILEFMEEYWLHLRGSIGTKKHVENQKSKLGRVMSFLRFVNKGRTILPNWTFLQDLDRVHQWPAKLLREGKAENTTRNYLLNVMEFAGYFRDTPPSTSRVPKKAVIGLLRAVSADIKELKKWVNVRQIMVKKRKIRRVIAKEDLRRCQRQACRKIPQLLDTIQTDPSSLNIRRFYGYFGVYLASIYGHRTGVLTNMTLAEVDEARVDARTADQGFVINVKEHKTNRAFGPAQVYLTVEEFGWLEQWLQIRETLQPSTDLVFFNENYQKIKNLQQHLQSAWAEMGLSGSPTFTDFRTSIATYARDALSPGTRTKVSKTMCHDTATAEKFYAMHQTATQLSELRKRFQEATDPAVSGPGKVAEPVILESSSDEGEGEGPVKKKRRVAPRVGSTSQESTEAQAESTEAQAESTEAQAESPEVQAKSPESQAESQDESQDESQDESQDTQRKRGRQSLSFTPKRSPLMLYRLRERQRRSTPRVFRLRARQRKFQ, encoded by the exons ATGGCAGAAGAAAACAGGAGGCTTTGGAAGCAGCTTCGGACAAAGGAGAAGTGGCTAAAAAAGGCAAAAGCTAAACTCCACGCATTTGAAACG CAGGCCCTCCAAAAGACGAGCGGTGGGGGGCCTGTCGAGGCAGACCAGGGGTCATCCGAACAAGTGGACCCCCCAGAAGATGAGGATGAAGACTCATCCTCTGAGGAGCCAAAGAAGGCTGCAAAATCGCGATTCCCATTGAGGGGATTCAAAGATTTTCCTCAACCCATCC tggagTTCATGGAGGAGTACTGGTTACACTTGAGGGGGTCCATCGGGACCAAAAAACACGTGGAAAACCAGAAGTCCAAATTGGGACGGGTAATGTCCTTCCTTAGATTTGTGAACAAGGGAAGGACAATACTCCCCAATTGGACTTTTCTGCAGGACCTTGATCGAGTTCATCA GTGGCCGGCGAAGCTCCTCAGAGAGGGGAAGGCAGAAAACACCACTAGGAATTACCTCCTGAATGTGATGGAGTTCGCGGGCTACTTTCGGGACACGCCACCAAGCACCTCGCGTGTCCCGAAAAAGGCAGTGATTGGCCTCCTAAGAGCAGTGTCCGCTGATATTAAAGAGCTTAAGAAATGGGTCAACGTCCGCCAGATAATGGTCAAAAAGCGCAAGATCAGAAGGGTGATTGCCAAGGAGGACCTCAGGAGGTGTCAGAGGCAGGCGTGCAGGAAAATCCCCCAACTGCTCg ACACCATCCAGACTGACCCCAGCTCACTCAACATACGCCGGTTCTATGGCTACTTTGGCGTATACCTCGCCAGTATATATGGCCATAGAACCGGCGTGTTGACCAATATGACCCTGGCCGAAGTGGACGAGGCGCGGGTTGACGCCAGGACCGCAGACCAGGGCTTTGTCATTAAC GTGAAAGAGCACAAGACAAATCGGGCTTTTGGGCCAGCCCAAGTGTACCTCACAGTGGAGGAGTTTGGATGGCTGGAGCAGTGGCTCCAAATAAGGGAAACCCTTCAGCCATCCACTGACCTGGTATTTTTCAACGAGAACTACCAGAAGATCAAGAACCTACAACAACACCTCCAGAGCGCATGGGCAGAAATGGGGTTATCAGGTTCCCCCACATTTACAGATTTTAGGACCTCGATAGCAACATAT GCTAGAGATGCATTGTCCCCGGGAACCCGGACAAAGGTCAGCAAAACGATGTGCCATGACACCGCCACAGCGGAGAAATTCTACGCAATGCACCAGACAGCTACACAGCTGTCTGAGCTGCGTAAGAGGTTCCAGGAGGCTACGGACCCGGCAGTCTCAGGTCCCGGGAAAGTGGCGGAGCCTGTCATCCTGGAGTCTTCCAGCGATGAGGGAGAAGGCGAGGGTCCTGTGAAGAAGAAGAGG AGAGTAGCACCCAGGGTTGGTTCCACAAGCCAGGAGTCCACGGAGGCCCAGGCAGAGTCCACGGAGGCCCAGGCAGAGTCCACGGAGGCCCAGGCAGAGTCCCCAGAGGTCCAGGCAAAGTCTCCAGAGTCCCAGGCAGAGTCCCAGGATGAGTCCCAGGATGAGTCCCAGGACGAGTCCCAGGACACACAGAGGAAAAGGGGCCGACAAAGTCTGTCATTCACACCAAAAAGAAGCCCCTTAATGCTATACAGGTTGCGGGAGCGACAGCGGCGGAGCACACCGCGTGTGTTTCGCCTGAGGGCCAGACAAAGAAAGTtccaataa